The Pleuronectes platessa chromosome 11, fPlePla1.1, whole genome shotgun sequence genome includes a window with the following:
- the LOC128450854 gene encoding protein O-mannosyl-transferase 2 isoform X1: protein MATGECVSQWKQTGDTSTLRNRRTVASSGSVTEDSLRHAAGPSSGGDTHSSNGTSARLSPRGGSGDGAAGRQLLLLLLVVGGLSFSTRLYNISEPPHVCWDETHFGKMGSYYINRTFFFDVHPPLGKMLIGLAGYMSGYNGTFPFIKPGDKYEHHNYAGMRAFCAVLGSFLPIFAYLTVLELSQSHTAALITAALLIFDTGSITISQYILLDPILLFFIMAAVLSMVKFNQQRHRPFTASWWLWLVLTGVNLAGALGVKFVGLFVILLVGLNTVSDIWRLLGDLNLSLVNIAKHFLARVFSLILLPLFLYVTIFAIHFVVLNKSGPGDGFFSSAFQSRLIGNNLHNASMPEYLAYGSTITVKNLRIAGGYLHSHWHLYPEGVGAKQQQVTAYLHKDYNNLWLVHRQDHNESQSGTPDLVRHGDIIQLAHKETTRNLHSHLYEAPLTKKHFQVTGYGINATGDTNDLWQVEVCGGRKGDLVKVLRSKVRFRHRATGCVLFSSGKTLPKWGWEQQEVTCSPYLKETPSSQWNIEDHINPKLPNISLSVLKPHFLEILLESHIVMIRGNSGLKPKDNEMTSQPWHWPINYQGLRFSGVNDTEYRVYLLGNPVIWWMNLACLGMYLVMVVVASVALQRGFTLDQRRMDHSHVLKRGGGLLLLGWIIHYAPFFTMGRVLYYHHYFPAMLFSSMLTGVTLDVLLENTDLLLRPPYSHWLKRGGQMLFLFTVLYSFYLFHPLSYGMTGPLAHEPGSAMAGLKWMDSWEF, encoded by the exons ATGGCAACAGGAGAATGCGTCTCACAGTGGAAGCAGACAGGGGACACGTCCACGCTGAGGAACCGGAGAACAGTCGCCTCCTCCGGGTCTGTGACAGAGGACTCGCTCCGTCACGCTGCTGGACCCTCCTCAGGAGGTGACACCCACTCCTCCAACGGGACGTCTGCCCGGCTCTCACCCAGAGGAGGCTCCGGTGATGGGGCTGCAGGtagacagctgctgctgctgctgctggtggtgggggGTCTGTCCTTCTCCACACGTCTGTACAATATATCAGAGCCCCCCCACGTGTG ttggGATGAGACGCACTTTGGAAAGATGGGAAGCTACTACATCAACAGGACTTTCTTCTTTGATGTCCATCCTCCTCTTGGAAAA ATGCTGATTGGACTCGCTGGCTACATGAGTGGTTATAATGGCACCTTTCCTTTCATAAAGCCTGGAGATAAATACGAACACCACAACTACGCAGGGATGAGAGCG TTCTGTGCTGTGTTGGGTTCCTTCCTCCCGATCTTTGCCTACCTCACAGTGCTGGAGTTGTCTCAGTCTCACACTGCAGCTCTCATCACTGCCGCTCTGCTCATATTTG ACACTGGCTCAATCACCATCTCCCAGTACATCCTGTTGGACCCAATACTCCTGTTCTTCATCATGGCTGCAGTGCTGAGTATGGTCAAGTTCAACCAGCAGAGACACAG GCCTTTTactgcctcctggtggctgtggCTGGTACTGACTGGTGTAAACCTTGCTGGGGCTTTGGGGGTGAAGTTTGTGGGTCTGTTCGTCATCCTCCTGGTTGGTCTGAACACAGTCAGTGACATCTGGAGGCTTCTTGGAGACCTGAACCTCTCACTG GTCAACATTGCAAAGCACTTCCTGGCTCGTGTTTTCAGCCTCATCCtacttcctctcttcctctatgTTACGATATTTGCCATCCACTTTGTTGTGCTGAACAAAAG TGGACCGGGAGATGGTTTCTTCAGTTCTGCCTTCCAGTCTCGTCTAATCGGGAACAACCTGCACAACGCCTCCATGCCCGAGT aTTTAGCATATGGTTCCACCATTACTGTGAAAAACCTCCGTATTGCTGGAGGCTATTTGCACTCTCACTGGCACTTGTACCCAGAGGGAGTGGGggcaaagcagcagcag GTGACGGCCTATCTTCACAAGGACTACAACAATCTGTGGCTCGTTCACAGGCAGGATCATAACGAAT CTCAATCTGGGACCCCTGATCTGGTTCGTCATGGTGACATCATTCAGTTGGCGCACAAAGA AACAACTCGTAACCTTCATAGTCACCTCTATGAGGCCCCTCTGACCAAGAAACACTTCCAGGTTACAGGCTATGGAATA AACGCCACAGGAGACACCAATGACTTGTggcaggtggaggtgtgtggaGGTCGAAAGGGCGACCTTGTGAAGGTGCTGCGCAGCAAAGTCCGCTTTCGTCACCGAGCCACCGGTTGCGTTCTTTTCTCCTCTGGCAAGACTCTTCCCAAGTG GGGCTGGGAACAGCAGGAGGTGACCTGCAGCCCCTACCTGAAGGAAACTCCGAGCTCTCAGTGGAACATTGAAGATCACATAAATCCAAAAT TGCCCAACATCAGTCTGTCTGTGCTGAAGCCCCATTTCCTGGAGATCTTACTGGAGTCTCATATTGTTATGATCAGA ggcAACAGTGGCTTGAAACCCAAAGACAATGAGATGACCTCTCAACCCTGGCATTGGCCCATCAACTACCAG GGACTGAGATTTTCAGGGGTGAATGATACAGAGTATCGCGTTTACCTACTGGGGAACCCT GTGATCTGGTGGATGAACCTGGCCTGTTTGGGCATGTATCTGGTCATGGTGGTGGTGGCGTCTGTAGCCCTCCAAAGAGGTTTCACACTGGACCAAAGAAGAATGG atcaCTCTCATGttctgaagagaggaggaggcctgCTTCTCCTCGGTTGGATTATTCACTATGCACCTTTCTTCACTATGGGCCGCGTCCTCTACTATCACCACTACTTTCCTGCCATGCTCTTCAGCAGCATGCTAACAG